A window of the Synechococcus sp. JA-3-3Ab genome harbors these coding sequences:
- the purC gene encoding phosphoribosylaminoimidazolesuccinocarboxamide synthase: MPFSPQELLYEGKAKRIYRTADPRVYLCQYKDDATAFNAQKRGSIAGKGEVNCTVSSHVFAYLAQQGIPNHFLAQTGPTEMQVRALHILPLEVVVRNRTAGSLCQRLGLEQGLPIEPPLVEFYYKNDALGDPLVTPDHIRLLHLATPEQVEKLGSLALAVNTHLGNFWRRCRLELVDFKLEFGLDEEGQIWLADEISPDTCRLWDLQGTEPRVLDKDLFRFDLGDPAAGYQEVLQRVLQATDPNLPSPAARERGRG; the protein is encoded by the coding sequence ATGCCATTCTCCCCCCAAGAGCTGCTCTACGAGGGCAAGGCCAAGCGCATCTACCGCACTGCCGATCCCAGGGTTTATCTTTGCCAATACAAAGACGACGCCACGGCCTTCAACGCCCAAAAGCGGGGATCCATCGCCGGCAAGGGAGAGGTGAATTGCACCGTCTCCAGCCATGTGTTTGCCTACCTGGCGCAGCAAGGGATCCCCAACCATTTCTTGGCCCAAACCGGCCCCACCGAGATGCAGGTGCGAGCCTTGCACATCCTGCCTTTGGAAGTGGTGGTGCGCAACCGCACTGCCGGCAGCCTCTGCCAGCGCTTAGGCCTGGAGCAGGGCCTGCCCATCGAGCCACCCCTGGTGGAGTTCTACTACAAAAACGACGCCTTGGGAGATCCCCTGGTCACTCCCGACCACATCCGCCTGTTGCACCTGGCCACGCCGGAGCAGGTGGAGAAACTGGGATCCCTGGCTTTGGCAGTCAACACTCACCTTGGCAACTTCTGGCGGCGCTGCCGGCTGGAGCTGGTGGACTTTAAGCTGGAGTTTGGCCTGGACGAGGAAGGGCAGATTTGGCTGGCGGACGAGATCAGCCCCGACACCTGCCGCCTGTGGGATCTCCAAGGGACCGAGCCGCGGGTGCTGGATAAAGACCTTTTTCGCTTTGATCTCGGCGATCCGGCAGCCGGCTACCAAGAGGTGCTGCAGCGAGTGCTCCAGGCTACTGATCCCAATCTCCCCTCTCCTGCAGCGCGGGAGAGGGGCAGGGGGTGA
- a CDS encoding DUF2157 domain-containing protein, whose translation MTSPRPPGPDERFRRQLADLLDTWVEQGLIQPAQRDRLREHYQLDSLPRTAGSRFALLLLLLGAVLVGLGVISFVAANWDAIPRSARALGSLALMVGLQVAGLRLWQQGSPRLGSALLMAGELSLGAAIGLMAQWVQIGGSLAGLFLGWGLGSLAVAYSLVHTPSGILACLLFALAGITTLWEEGIGSVLDPLYPWLALGLLLPLAYGCRSRWILALALVNFGLALQRLAERWDSWTLWLLLGLAVVWGLGVGHQRHGHWLSRIWTGEEGQGGEQEQGLDLIPTAEGLALLGLGFLLYIWSFRDAWDWDPKPLPLFQAGDPWAGLSAAGLLLLAGWSWWQGWQAKSSQPVSAWLKDAAVLFSLVALVLLLGIRSALPLNLTAKVALAFFAPWIVTLLLVGLSVVLCWEGLQQGRRSRFWQGLLGLTLVVLTRFFEYQTNLMTKSAVLVACGIGVIWLGLKFERRIFSRL comes from the coding sequence ATGACTTCTCCCCGCCCCCCCGGCCCTGACGAGCGCTTCCGCCGCCAACTGGCCGACCTGTTGGACACCTGGGTGGAGCAGGGGCTCATCCAGCCGGCGCAGCGGGATCGCCTGCGCGAGCACTACCAACTGGACAGCTTGCCGCGAACAGCTGGCAGCCGCTTTGCCCTGTTGCTGCTGCTGTTGGGCGCCGTGCTGGTGGGCTTGGGGGTGATCTCCTTCGTGGCCGCCAACTGGGACGCCATTCCCCGCTCGGCCCGAGCCTTGGGATCCCTGGCCCTCATGGTGGGGCTGCAGGTGGCCGGCTTGCGGCTCTGGCAGCAGGGATCCCCGCGCTTAGGCAGCGCTTTGTTGATGGCCGGCGAGCTGTCTTTGGGGGCCGCCATTGGCTTGATGGCCCAGTGGGTTCAAATCGGGGGATCCCTGGCGGGCTTGTTTTTGGGCTGGGGGCTGGGCAGCTTGGCCGTGGCCTACAGCTTGGTCCACACCCCCAGCGGCATCTTGGCCTGTCTCTTATTCGCCCTGGCTGGGATAACTACCCTGTGGGAGGAGGGGATCGGCTCGGTTCTGGATCCTCTCTACCCCTGGCTGGCCCTGGGCCTGTTGCTGCCTCTTGCCTATGGGTGCCGCTCCCGCTGGATCTTGGCTTTGGCGCTGGTGAACTTCGGCCTGGCGCTACAAAGGTTGGCAGAGCGCTGGGACAGCTGGACCCTCTGGCTGCTGCTTGGCCTTGCCGTCGTCTGGGGGCTGGGAGTCGGGCACCAACGCCATGGGCACTGGCTAAGCCGGATCTGGACCGGAGAAGAGGGCCAGGGTGGCGAGCAGGAGCAGGGCTTGGATCTGATCCCGACGGCGGAGGGGCTGGCTTTGCTGGGGTTGGGCTTCTTGCTCTACATTTGGAGCTTTCGTGACGCCTGGGACTGGGATCCCAAACCCCTGCCCTTGTTCCAAGCTGGGGATCCCTGGGCGGGCCTGTCGGCAGCAGGATTGCTATTGCTAGCCGGTTGGAGCTGGTGGCAGGGCTGGCAGGCAAAGAGTTCCCAGCCCGTTTCTGCTTGGCTGAAGGATGCTGCCGTTCTGTTCTCGCTGGTTGCCTTGGTGCTTTTGCTGGGGATCCGCAGCGCCCTGCCTTTGAACCTAACCGCAAAGGTAGCCTTGGCCTTCTTTGCTCCCTGGATCGTGACCCTTTTGCTCGTGGGATTGTCGGTGGTGCTCTGCTGGGAAGGGCTGCAGCAGGGGCGGCGGAGCCGCTTCTGGCAGGGGCTATTGGGCCTGACCTTGGTGGTGCTGACCCGCTTTTTCGAGTACCAGACCAACCTGATGACCAAATCGGCGGTGCTGGTGGCCTGTGGGATCGGCGTGATCTGGCTTGGGCTGAAGTTTGAGCGGCGGATTTTCTCCCGTCTCTAA
- the hemC gene encoding hydroxymethylbilane synthase: protein MSELASTPWQPSAGAAQPVRIASRKSELALAQTYWVMGQLQAHHPGLPLELHTLSTQGDIILDVALAKIGDKGLFTKELEVSLLNGSSDLAVHSLKDLPTRLPEGLVLGAITQREDPLDALVLREELRGYQLATLPAGTVIGTSSLRRLAQLRHAFPHLQFKNVRGNLNTRLAKLDRGEYDGLILAVAGLKRLGQEQRIHEVLDPSVSLYAVGQGSLGIECRQGDERILELIRPLADAEATARCLAERAFLRALEGGCQVPIGVHSQVQGEELHLTGMVADLEGRQLIRDTQTGSTADPEAVGMALAEKLKRQGADEILQAIFAQARR, encoded by the coding sequence ATGAGCGAACTGGCCTCAACTCCCTGGCAACCCTCGGCAGGGGCTGCCCAGCCGGTGCGGATCGCCTCCCGCAAAAGTGAGCTGGCCTTGGCCCAGACCTACTGGGTAATGGGACAGTTGCAGGCCCACCATCCAGGATTGCCGCTAGAGCTGCACACCCTTTCCACCCAGGGAGACATCATCCTGGATGTGGCGCTGGCCAAAATTGGCGATAAGGGCCTGTTTACCAAGGAGCTGGAGGTCAGCCTGCTCAACGGCAGCAGCGATCTAGCGGTGCACAGCCTTAAGGATCTGCCCACCCGTTTGCCGGAAGGCCTGGTCCTGGGGGCGATTACGCAGAGGGAGGATCCTTTGGACGCGCTGGTGCTGCGGGAAGAGCTGCGCGGCTACCAACTGGCCACCCTGCCAGCAGGAACGGTGATCGGCACTTCATCTTTGCGGCGATTGGCCCAACTGCGCCACGCCTTTCCCCACCTGCAATTTAAGAATGTGCGGGGCAACCTCAACACTCGCTTGGCCAAGCTGGATCGGGGGGAGTACGACGGCCTAATTTTGGCGGTGGCGGGGCTGAAGCGCCTGGGCCAAGAACAGCGGATCCACGAGGTGCTGGATCCCAGTGTGTCTCTGTACGCGGTTGGCCAGGGATCCCTGGGGATCGAGTGCCGGCAGGGGGATGAGCGGATTCTGGAGCTCATCCGACCCTTAGCCGATGCGGAGGCCACAGCCCGCTGTTTGGCCGAGCGAGCTTTCCTGCGGGCCTTGGAGGGGGGGTGTCAGGTGCCCATCGGCGTCCACAGCCAAGTCCAGGGGGAAGAGCTGCACCTGACCGGCATGGTGGCCGACCTGGAGGGGCGACAGCTCATCCGCGATACCCAGACGGGATCCACCGCCGATCCCGAGGCAGTGGGGATGGCTCTTGCAGAAAAGCTAAAACGGCAGGGGGCCGACGAGATTTTGCAGGCCATTTTTGCCCAGGCCCGCCGTTAG
- a CDS encoding YlqD family protein, with product MEENNVGNGTQLLLKRTIPVKVVVTPLWKKEMQEQLERQIEATDAQMQQLEFQGKRAIAELEKQSPNPNSPQVLQQVEAVKSRVNEQKIKLLDQKNQLLQQINQLNNLELNQEVLQGSVESFFRVQKGDNLIQKMQVEILLEDGVIKEIRGNP from the coding sequence ATGGAAGAAAACAACGTCGGCAACGGCACTCAGTTACTGCTCAAGCGCACCATCCCTGTCAAGGTGGTGGTCACCCCCCTTTGGAAGAAAGAAATGCAGGAGCAATTGGAGCGGCAGATCGAAGCCACCGATGCTCAGATGCAGCAACTGGAGTTTCAGGGCAAGCGGGCCATTGCCGAGCTGGAGAAGCAAAGCCCTAACCCCAACAGCCCCCAGGTGCTCCAACAGGTGGAAGCGGTGAAAAGCCGCGTGAACGAGCAAAAGATCAAGCTCTTGGATCAAAAAAACCAGTTGCTTCAGCAGATCAACCAACTGAACAACCTGGAGCTGAACCAAGAGGTGCTCCAGGGCAGCGTGGAGAGCTTCTTCCGCGTGCAAAAGGGAGACAACCTGATCCAGAAAATGCAGGTGGAGATCCTGCTGGAAGATGGGGTGATCAAGGAAATTCGCGGCAACCCATAA
- a CDS encoding glycosyltransferase translates to MRTGKVVTYEMLAMSEFVWSEPAPLEDLHLPDWLLTSAQRRRLKAFLVLATVWGLVSLMHQVAVARWFTVGLATFMVIHINRLFRLQPAALPPPLRLYPPGTMAWDPAAAETASLPLPEVGGAQPLALAGSPLPRVAVLIPAKNESAVLPRLLHSLTQLDYPSSHLELWAIDDASSDATPDILQEAQKRIPHLRVYRRPPGRGGGKSGALNEVLPLTRGEIILVCDADAIVPPDLLTRTLPLFGQTPRPGRRTIGAVQVRKALSNPNVNFWTLGQVAEMASDAYLQQQRVAIRGIGELRGNGQLVRRDVLEKCGGWNENSLTDDLDLTFKLHLAGVDIAFLTEPAIVEEGVTSWKSLWHQRCRWAEGGYQRYLDYWPGILSRRLGMAKTVDLWAFFISQYLLPMALVPDTLWVLLTGHSSVLLPLNALVMGSVTVAFYRGLRQVEGLRGRKLWWRTALGLVYMLHWLPVMIVTTARMCVQPKRLRWVKTVHHGL, encoded by the coding sequence GTGCGTACGGGCAAAGTTGTTACCTACGAGATGCTCGCCATGTCTGAGTTTGTCTGGTCAGAGCCTGCCCCCCTCGAGGACCTACATCTTCCCGATTGGTTGCTCACCTCGGCTCAGCGCCGCCGTCTCAAAGCTTTCCTGGTTCTGGCGACGGTGTGGGGGCTGGTCAGCCTGATGCACCAGGTAGCGGTAGCCCGCTGGTTTACCGTTGGCCTGGCCACCTTCATGGTCATCCACATCAACCGCCTGTTCCGGCTGCAACCGGCGGCTCTGCCGCCCCCCTTGAGGCTTTACCCTCCTGGAACAATGGCCTGGGATCCCGCCGCCGCCGAAACGGCCTCCCTGCCTTTGCCTGAGGTGGGCGGGGCTCAGCCCTTAGCGCTGGCGGGTTCTCCTCTGCCGCGAGTGGCGGTGTTGATCCCGGCCAAAAACGAAAGCGCAGTGCTGCCGCGGCTGCTGCACAGCCTCACCCAGTTGGATTACCCCAGCAGCCACCTGGAGCTGTGGGCCATTGACGATGCCAGCAGCGATGCTACCCCCGACATCTTGCAGGAAGCCCAAAAGCGGATCCCTCACCTGCGAGTTTACCGACGGCCACCAGGGCGAGGAGGCGGCAAGTCTGGCGCCCTCAACGAGGTGCTGCCCCTGACGCGGGGGGAGATTATCTTGGTCTGCGACGCCGACGCCATTGTGCCTCCGGATTTGCTGACTCGCACCCTGCCGCTGTTCGGCCAGACCCCCCGCCCCGGCAGACGGACAATCGGCGCCGTTCAGGTGCGCAAAGCCTTGAGCAACCCCAACGTCAACTTCTGGACCCTGGGCCAGGTGGCGGAGATGGCCTCCGATGCCTACTTGCAGCAGCAGCGGGTGGCCATCCGCGGGATTGGGGAGCTGCGAGGCAACGGCCAACTGGTGCGACGGGATGTCCTGGAAAAGTGCGGCGGCTGGAACGAGAACAGCCTCACCGACGACCTGGATCTTACTTTTAAGTTGCACCTGGCGGGGGTGGATATTGCCTTTTTGACGGAGCCGGCCATCGTCGAAGAGGGAGTCACCTCTTGGAAAAGCCTTTGGCACCAGCGTTGCCGCTGGGCGGAGGGGGGCTACCAGCGCTACCTCGACTACTGGCCAGGGATCCTCAGCCGCCGCCTGGGCATGGCCAAGACAGTCGATCTCTGGGCCTTTTTCATCTCTCAGTACCTGCTGCCGATGGCCTTAGTTCCCGATACCCTCTGGGTGCTGTTGACGGGCCACTCCTCGGTGCTGCTCCCCTTGAACGCCCTGGTCATGGGATCTGTGACGGTGGCCTTCTACCGCGGCCTGCGCCAGGTGGAGGGGCTGCGCGGGCGAAAACTCTGGTGGCGTACGGCTCTGGGCTTGGTGTACATGCTCCACTGGCTGCCGGTCATGATCGTGACCACGGCTCGTATGTGTGTGCAGCCCAAGCGGTTGCGGTGGGTAAAAACGGTGCACCATGGCCTCTAG
- the ilvC gene encoding ketol-acid reductoisomerase: MARLYYDTDANLDLLDGKTVAIIGYGSQGHAHALNLRDSGVNVLVGLYPGSPSWPKAERDGLTVKTVADAAAAADWVMILLPDEVQKTVFQSEIRPHLKPGKVLLFAHGFNIHFGQIQPPPDIDVIMVAPKGPGHLVRRTYLEGQGVPCLFAVYQDASGMARERAMAYAKAIGGTRAGILETSFREETETDLFGEQVVLCGGLTALIKAGFETLVEAGYQPELAYFECLHEVKLIVDLIVEGGLEKMRHSISNTAEYGDYTRGPRIITEQTRAEMKRILSEIQSGQFAREFVLENQAGKPVLTAMRRREAEHPIEKVGKELRAMFSWLKK; encoded by the coding sequence ATGGCCCGCCTCTACTACGACACTGACGCCAACCTGGATCTGCTGGACGGCAAGACCGTCGCCATCATCGGCTACGGCAGCCAGGGCCATGCCCACGCCCTCAACCTGCGCGACAGCGGTGTCAACGTCCTCGTCGGCCTCTACCCCGGCAGCCCCTCTTGGCCCAAAGCGGAGCGGGACGGGTTGACGGTCAAGACTGTAGCAGATGCTGCGGCTGCCGCCGACTGGGTGATGATCCTGCTACCGGACGAAGTGCAAAAGACCGTCTTCCAGAGCGAGATCCGCCCGCATCTAAAGCCGGGGAAGGTGCTCCTATTTGCCCACGGCTTCAACATCCACTTTGGCCAGATTCAACCCCCCCCGGATATCGATGTCATCATGGTGGCTCCCAAAGGCCCTGGTCACCTGGTGCGGCGCACTTACCTAGAGGGGCAGGGGGTGCCCTGTCTCTTTGCTGTCTATCAGGATGCCTCCGGGATGGCGCGGGAGCGGGCCATGGCCTATGCCAAGGCGATTGGCGGCACGCGGGCCGGCATTTTGGAGACCAGTTTCCGCGAGGAAACTGAAACAGATCTCTTCGGCGAGCAGGTGGTGCTCTGCGGCGGCCTCACGGCTTTGATCAAGGCGGGGTTTGAGACCCTGGTGGAAGCAGGCTACCAGCCGGAGCTGGCCTACTTCGAGTGTCTGCACGAGGTTAAGCTAATCGTGGATCTCATCGTCGAGGGGGGCCTGGAAAAGATGCGCCACAGCATCTCCAACACAGCAGAATACGGCGACTACACCCGTGGCCCCCGCATTATTACCGAGCAAACCCGCGCTGAAATGAAGCGGATCCTGTCAGAAATCCAAAGCGGCCAGTTTGCCCGCGAGTTTGTCCTAGAAAACCAGGCAGGTAAACCGGTGTTGACTGCGATGCGCCGCCGCGAGGCCGAGCACCCCATTGAGAAAGTGGGCAAGGAGCTGCGGGCCATGTTTAGCTGGCTGAAAAAGTAA
- the serS gene encoding serine--tRNA ligase gives MLDLKLLRDRPEEVRQALNKRGAVADLDRILELDGKRRQLETRRVALQAESNSLGKKVGELIRQGADPQGAEVTALRQQGADLKAEIAQLEQRERELEEEMQTLLLTLPNLPLPSVPVGQDETENVEVRRWGDALKPTHPVLPHDEVAEKLGLLEVGRAVKVAQSRFVAMVGAGAALERALIAMMLERHIAAGYTEVIPPFLVNSAALEGTGQLPKFAAESFRCADDDLWLIPTAEVPLTNLYREEVIPAERLPLYFCAYTPCFRREAGSYGRDTKGLIRLHQFQKVELVKVTHPTQSEAEHEKLVQDAEAILQMLELPYRVVELCTGDLGFSAARCFDLEVWFPSQNRYREISSCSNCWDFQARRANLRYKEAGQKGTHFVHTLNGSGLAVGRALAALLENHQQPDGSIRIPQALRPFLSSRFLSEDGALRTAP, from the coding sequence GTGCTGGATCTAAAGCTGCTGCGGGATCGTCCGGAGGAAGTACGCCAAGCCCTGAACAAGCGCGGGGCCGTCGCCGATTTGGACAGGATCCTAGAGCTGGATGGCAAGCGGCGCCAGTTGGAGACTCGGCGCGTTGCTCTGCAGGCCGAAAGCAACAGCCTGGGCAAGAAAGTGGGCGAGCTCATCCGGCAGGGGGCGGATCCCCAGGGAGCGGAAGTGACGGCCCTGCGGCAGCAAGGAGCAGATCTCAAGGCTGAGATTGCCCAGCTGGAACAGCGGGAGCGGGAGCTGGAGGAGGAGATGCAGACTCTTCTCCTCACCCTGCCCAATCTGCCCTTACCCAGCGTGCCGGTGGGCCAGGATGAGACGGAAAACGTGGAGGTGCGCCGCTGGGGGGATGCGCTAAAACCCACCCACCCCGTCCTTCCCCACGACGAGGTTGCCGAAAAGCTGGGCCTCCTGGAGGTTGGCCGTGCCGTCAAGGTAGCCCAGAGCCGTTTTGTGGCTATGGTAGGGGCAGGGGCGGCTCTGGAGCGGGCCTTGATCGCCATGATGCTGGAGCGCCACATTGCCGCTGGCTACACCGAGGTGATCCCTCCCTTTTTGGTCAACAGCGCTGCTCTGGAGGGGACAGGGCAACTGCCCAAGTTTGCCGCTGAGAGCTTCCGCTGTGCCGACGACGACCTCTGGCTGATCCCGACGGCGGAAGTGCCCCTCACCAACCTGTACCGGGAGGAGGTGATCCCAGCCGAGCGCCTGCCGCTCTATTTCTGTGCCTACACACCTTGCTTTCGCCGCGAGGCCGGCAGCTATGGCCGGGACACCAAGGGCCTGATCCGGCTGCACCAGTTTCAAAAGGTGGAACTGGTCAAAGTTACCCACCCCACCCAGTCGGAGGCAGAACACGAAAAGCTGGTGCAAGATGCCGAGGCCATTTTGCAGATGCTGGAGCTGCCCTACCGGGTAGTGGAGCTGTGTACCGGCGATCTAGGTTTTTCAGCAGCCCGCTGCTTCGATCTGGAGGTGTGGTTCCCCTCCCAAAACCGCTACCGCGAGATCTCCAGTTGCTCCAACTGCTGGGATTTCCAGGCCCGCCGCGCTAACCTGCGCTACAAAGAAGCAGGGCAAAAGGGCACCCACTTCGTCCACACCTTGAACGGCTCCGGCTTAGCGGTGGGACGGGCTCTGGCCGCCCTGTTGGAAAATCACCAGCAGCCGGACGGCTCGATTCGCATCCCCCAGGCGCTGCGTCCTTTCCTCAGCTCCCGCTTCCTCTCGGAAGACGGCGCTCTCCGGACTGCTCCCTGA
- a CDS encoding BlaI/MecI/CopY family transcriptional regulator — protein MLPKHRPKQLSLGPLESEILDILWELGSASTRQIHERILADPDRELAYASVTTVLRRLSQKGWVSCERRTDAEGRSLPMLWRPRLSRQEAASLRAFAQLQQFLAVGDPDTVAAFADSLDQASVSQLQAIAERLRAAREARRDPQ, from the coding sequence ATGTTGCCCAAGCATCGTCCCAAGCAACTCTCACTAGGCCCTCTGGAATCCGAGATCCTCGATATCCTTTGGGAGCTGGGCAGTGCCAGCACCCGCCAAATCCACGAGCGCATCTTGGCCGATCCCGACCGAGAGTTGGCCTATGCCTCTGTAACTACCGTTTTGCGGCGCCTAAGCCAGAAGGGCTGGGTGAGCTGTGAACGTCGCACCGATGCAGAAGGGCGGAGTCTGCCGATGTTGTGGCGGCCCCGTCTTTCTCGCCAGGAAGCTGCCAGCCTCAGGGCCTTTGCCCAGTTGCAGCAGTTTTTGGCGGTGGGCGACCCAGACACCGTGGCAGCCTTTGCCGATAGCCTGGATCAGGCCAGCGTGTCCCAGTTGCAGGCGATTGCCGAGCGGTTGCGGGCGGCCCGCGAGGCCAGGAGGGATCCCCAATGA
- a CDS encoding M56 family metallopeptidase, producing the protein MSHLGMLLLGLALSWLWRAQVRLDRAGSWAQRWQWAWIHFLLPPLFLLMTALALAWMGPWGQMAGAGGWFCYGCALLLLALAAGVALRWAWEYWRVCRRARLRALAQVNLYGSSAYVLNLEIPFAAQVGVWKPQLVVSRGLLEQLDEEHLRAVLAHEEAHRHYGDTLWMFAVGWLRHLSSWLPNTEVLWQELLTLRELRADRWAAQRVDPLVLGEALVQVVGYGMAQQPAAAWVGFALEMGSGAGGRLQERIDALLQQEESGPVASHLSLQGWAWLGLALLPLLAIPFHN; encoded by the coding sequence ATGAGCCACTTGGGCATGTTGCTGTTGGGTTTGGCCCTGAGTTGGCTGTGGCGGGCCCAGGTGCGGCTGGATCGAGCTGGTTCCTGGGCCCAGCGCTGGCAGTGGGCCTGGATCCACTTCTTGCTGCCGCCGCTGTTTTTGCTAATGACTGCCCTTGCTTTGGCTTGGATGGGGCCGTGGGGACAAATGGCCGGGGCAGGAGGCTGGTTCTGCTACGGCTGTGCGCTGCTGTTGCTGGCGCTGGCTGCAGGCGTGGCCCTGCGCTGGGCTTGGGAGTACTGGCGCGTCTGCCGACGCGCCCGCCTGCGGGCTCTGGCCCAAGTCAATTTGTATGGCTCTTCGGCCTATGTCTTGAATTTGGAGATCCCTTTTGCTGCCCAAGTGGGGGTATGGAAGCCGCAATTGGTGGTCAGTCGCGGCCTGCTGGAGCAGTTGGATGAAGAACACCTGCGGGCGGTGCTGGCCCACGAAGAGGCCCACCGCCACTACGGCGATACCTTGTGGATGTTTGCGGTGGGCTGGCTGCGCCATCTCAGCAGCTGGCTGCCGAATACAGAGGTCCTCTGGCAGGAATTGCTCACCCTGCGGGAGCTGCGGGCAGATCGCTGGGCGGCCCAACGGGTGGATCCCTTGGTGCTGGGAGAGGCTCTGGTGCAGGTGGTGGGCTATGGCATGGCGCAGCAACCGGCAGCGGCTTGGGTTGGCTTTGCCCTAGAAATGGGATCCGGTGCGGGGGGACGGCTGCAAGAGCGCATCGATGCCCTATTGCAGCAAGAGGAGTCAGGCCCGGTCGCCTCCCACCTTTCCCTGCAGGGTTGGGCCTGGCTGGGGCTGGCTCTCCTGCCTCTGTTGGCCATCCCCTTTCACAACTGA
- a CDS encoding inorganic diphosphatase — MDLSRIPAQPKPGLLNLLIEIPGGSKNKYEFDKDMGVMALDRVLYSSVQYPYDYGFVPNTLAGDGDPLDGLVIMDQPTFPGCVIAVRPLGMLQMIDAGEPDEKLLCVPAKDPRYASVTRLEDIAQHRLDEIAEFFATYKRLEKKETQILGWKGLAETEAVIASSIATYQQSK; from the coding sequence ATCGACCTGTCGCGGATCCCTGCCCAACCAAAGCCAGGCCTACTTAACCTCCTGATTGAGATTCCGGGCGGGAGCAAGAACAAGTACGAGTTTGACAAAGACATGGGCGTAATGGCCCTAGACCGGGTGCTCTACTCTTCGGTGCAGTACCCCTACGACTACGGCTTTGTGCCCAATACGCTGGCAGGGGACGGGGATCCTTTGGATGGCCTGGTGATCATGGATCAGCCCACCTTTCCAGGGTGTGTGATTGCGGTGCGCCCGCTGGGCATGCTGCAGATGATCGATGCGGGGGAGCCGGATGAGAAGTTGTTGTGCGTGCCCGCTAAGGACCCTCGCTATGCTTCCGTAACCAGGCTGGAAGATATTGCCCAGCACCGCCTGGACGAGATTGCCGAGTTTTTCGCCACCTACAAGCGCCTGGAGAAGAAAGAAACCCAGATCTTGGGCTGGAAAGGCCTAGCCGAAACCGAGGCAGTGATCGCCAGCAGCATTGCCACCTACCAACAGTCCAAGTAG
- a CDS encoding cytochrome c biogenesis protein CcdA: protein MADTLQLWLYHLEQWATQLVQGQLQHLSPLSLLLVGLAGLVTSLSPCMLSLLPVTIGYIGGYAPTTPAAAGEVRWQVWVQSLGFAAGVALTLSGLGLGAALLGRVYGQTAAFGSLVAGGIAILMGLNLLEVVPLRFPDWFNRLEIPGQWPGLGRSVLLGSTFGLVASPCSTPVLVALLGWVSTTGQPWVGGGLLLAYALGLVSPLLLAGVFAGSMKQLLALRRWSIWFTYASGVVLVGFGTVTILSAWA, encoded by the coding sequence ATGGCCGATACCCTTCAGCTTTGGCTTTACCACCTGGAACAATGGGCAACGCAACTTGTCCAAGGCCAACTGCAGCACCTTTCTCCGCTGAGCCTGCTGCTGGTGGGTCTGGCAGGTCTGGTCACCAGCCTTTCTCCCTGTATGCTCTCCCTGTTGCCGGTAACCATCGGCTACATCGGCGGCTACGCTCCCACTACCCCCGCCGCTGCCGGAGAAGTGCGCTGGCAGGTTTGGGTGCAATCGCTAGGCTTTGCGGCTGGCGTGGCTTTGACGCTCAGCGGGCTGGGCTTGGGAGCAGCTTTGCTAGGCCGGGTTTATGGACAAACCGCTGCCTTTGGATCCCTAGTGGCGGGAGGGATCGCCATCCTCATGGGCCTGAACCTGCTGGAAGTTGTCCCCTTGCGCTTCCCCGATTGGTTTAACCGGTTGGAGATCCCTGGCCAGTGGCCTGGGCTAGGCCGGTCGGTGTTGCTGGGATCCACCTTTGGCCTGGTAGCTTCTCCCTGCAGCACGCCGGTTTTGGTGGCCCTGCTCGGCTGGGTCTCCACCACAGGGCAGCCCTGGGTGGGGGGCGGGCTGCTGCTGGCCTATGCGCTGGGGCTGGTCTCGCCGCTGCTGTTGGCGGGGGTGTTCGCCGGCTCGATGAAGCAACTGTTGGCCTTGCGGCGCTGGTCGATCTGGTTTACCTATGCCAGTGGCGTGGTGTTGGTGGGCTTTGGCACCGTGACGATCCTCTCCGCTTGGGCCTAA